The following coding sequences lie in one Stigmatopora nigra isolate UIUO_SnigA chromosome 4, RoL_Snig_1.1, whole genome shotgun sequence genomic window:
- the LOC144195395 gene encoding myogenesis-regulating glycosidase-like has product MYQMVPAVPGELHSSDGPGDSPLKKRGSREARPLAVSGVLGCLLVLAAVVAWCYYSASLRKAQLVKTELLELNEDGFVIRNQTGAIIFTMTFGSAQLDLDSCSLEENILSCTRSDAGRVHFFIHSVRLKNTVTCYRVRWEPLDHQGPVEHTMPCNGSHWYGGAESATQRWPLAVEGEREPRPFVTGDVYAQRDAFGGILERYWLSSKAVAIKINDSVPFHLGWSEKDLALRFQARYRDSPFKPARGGRASPQLSYRVCVGSDVTSIHKYMVRRYFPKPVKVPSVEVFKHPVWSTWALYKTSVSQDKLLRYAADIRKHGFACSHLELDDRYTADYGEFDFDPQKFPNASGMFRRLREGGFRVTLWTHPFVNYDSVNFGVGVRDGLFVREPGGQLPALVRWWNGIGGILDFTNPQARHWYRAQLEEMKERYGVTSFKFDAGESGYLPAQFSTLVPLSDPSAFTRLYTEMAVPFSERAELRVGYQSQNVSCFYRIIDRDSVWGYELGLKSIVPTVLTVGILGYQFVLPDTIGGNAYADHMEGDNGKDLPDRELYIRWLELSAFMPAMQFSIPPWHYDEQVVEIAQKFTKLHETLVAPRVLKLAKEVLHTGDPIVRPLWWIAHHDEAAYKVDSQFLIGDELLVAPVLEPDKRERDIYLPAGSWRSYKGEHFLQGPKYLTDYPVDLDEIAYFTWVQ; this is encoded by the exons ATGTACCAGATGGTCCCGGCGGTGCCCGGGGAGCTGCACTCGTCCGACGGTCCCGGGGACTCGCCGCTGAAAAAGCGCGGGAGTCGGGAGGCCCGACCGCTGGCCGTCTCCGGCGTCCTGGGATGCCTTTTGGTCCTGGCCGCCGTGGTGGCCTGGTGCTACTATTCGGCATCCCTCCGCAAGGCCCAGCTGGTCAAGACGGAGCTGCTGGAGCTCAACGAGGACGGTTTCGTCATCCGCAACCAGACGGGCGCCATTATATTCACCATGACCTTCGG CTCGGCCCAACTGGACTTGGACTCCTGCTCCCTGGAGGAAAATATCCTGAGCTGCACCCGCTCGGATGCCGGCCGGGTCCACTTCTTCATCCACAGCGTCCGACTGAAGAACACGGTGACGTGTTACCGCGTGCGCTGGGAGCCGCTGGACCACCAGGGCCCGGTGGAGCACACCATGCCTTGCAACGGCTCCCATTGGTACGGCGGGGCGGAGAGCGCCACGCAGCGCTGGCCCCTGGCCGTGGAGGGCGAGCGGGAACCGCGGCCTTTCGTCACCGGCGACGTCTACGCCCAGCGCGACGCCTTCGGGGGGATTCTGGAACGCTACTGGCTCTCCTCCAAGGCGGTGGCCATCAAAATTAACGATTCGGTGCCCTTCCACCTGGGATGGTCCGAGAAGGACCTGGCGCTACGCTTCCAGGCCCGCTACCGGGATTCCCCCTTCAAGCCGGCGCGGGGAGGGCGGGCCTCGCCCCAACTCAGCTACCGGGTTTGCGTGGGCTCGGATGTCACCTCCATTCATAAATACATG GTGCGTCGCTATTTCCCCAAGCCCGTCAAGGTTCCTTCGGTGGAGGTGTTCAAGCACCCCGTGTGGTCCACCTGGGCCCTGTACAAGACGTCGGTCAGCCAGGACAAGCTGCTGCGCTACGCCGCCGACATCCGTAAACACGGCTTCGCCTGCTCCCACCTGGAGCTGGACGACCGCTACACGGCCGACTACGGCGAGTTTGACTTTGACCCCCAGAAGTTCCCCAACGCCAGCGGCATGTTCCGGCGGCTCCGAGAAGGCGGCTTCCGGGTGACGCTGTGGACGCACCCCTTCGTCAACTACGACTCGGTCAACTTTGGCGTGGGCGTCCGGGACGGACTGTTTGTGCGCGAGCCCGGCGGCCAGCTGCCGGCGCTGGTCCGCTGGTGGAACGGCATCGGCGGGATCTTGGACTTCACCAATCCCCAGGCCCGCCACTGGTACCGGGCGCAACTGGAGGAGATGAAAGAGCGCTACGGCGTGACCTCCTTCAAGTTCGACGCGGGGGAGAGCGGCTACCTGCCGGCGCAGTTCAGCACGCTGGTGCCGCTGAGCGACCCCTCGGCCTTCACCCGCCTCTACACGGAGATGGCCGTCCCCTTCAGCGAGCGGGCCGAGCTGAGGGTGGGCTACCAGAGTCAGAACGTCTCCTGTTTCTACCGGATCATCGACAGGGACTCGGTGTGGGGCTACGAGCTGGGCCTCAAGTCCATCGTCCCCACCGTCTTGACCGTCGGTATCCTGGGCTACCAGTTTGTGCTGCCCGATACCATCGGCGGGAACGCCTACGCTGACCACATGGAGG GCGACAACGGCAAGGATCTGCCCGACAGAGAACTTTACATCAGGTGGTTGGAGCTGTCTGCCTTCATGCCCGCGATGCAGTTTTCCATCCCACCGTGGCACTACGATGAACAA GTGGTGGAGATAGCGCAAAAGTTCACCAAACTCCACGAGACCCTGGTGGCTCCCCGGGTTCTCAAGTTGGCCAAAGAAGTGCTCCACACGGGTGATCCCATCGTCAGGCCCCTGTGGTGGATCGCCCACCACGACGAGGCGGCTTACAAGGTGGACTCTCAGTTCCTGATCGGGGACGAGCTGCTGGTGGCTCCCGTCCTGGAACCGGACAAGCGGGAAAGGGACATCTACTTGCCGGCGGGGAGCTGGAGAAGCTACAAGGGAGAGCATTTCCTTCAGGGACCCAAGTACCTGACGGACTACCCCGTGGACCTGGACGAGATCGCCTACTTTACCTGGGTTCAGTGA